The Stigmatopora argus isolate UIUO_Sarg chromosome 16, RoL_Sarg_1.0, whole genome shotgun sequence genome has a window encoding:
- the ythdc1 gene encoding YTH domain-containing protein 1 isoform X2: MSSYPVVVMLIEHLFKNGELNVLEDILTEAPDQDDELYNPQTERHVTDKKGSQGNKRKGERSECHQRKRPRSDRAASRSSSANKRAAPPSASSKRSASSPRRRHRVGVYRGGDSAERKRRRDAARGSDRPRRRRSPGDGDKQKRQSGSSHRRDGDPAEEDVAAEYAPERRSGSSSPGEGGEDEQEVEAGEEEEGVEEEGDEEEEEEEGEEEEEEGEEEEGEKEEEDEEEYERRGEGNDYDTRSEAGDSRSASSVTFSDDGESAHSGSDASGSQGKREKLSSSVRAVNPGGHLRYILRESRYFVIKSNNHENVSLAKAKGVWSTLPVNEKKLNAAFRSARSVILVFSVRESGKFQGFARLASESLHGGSPIHWVLPAGMNAKMLGGVFKIDWLCRRELPFTKTAHLANPWNEHKPVKIGRDGQEIQPEVGTQLCVLFPLDESVDIQQVARRVRHKRETPSEARPRGRPPLREPGRRRPEEYDLHGRKRPRADGPDFNQRSGFIQDLRNPPLDRRFSNVRRDVFLNGSYDYMHDYHHNVGPPPPWQTLAPYPGAEQAAPHHPPYYHHNHAPPPHQAYHHHHPMAPHEAPPPRFRDKQRAAPSSHRAFASSPHDYDMRVDDFLRRTQAVVSSRRERERQRERERTGPRRERERPRDRERDKERGRYRR, translated from the exons ATGTCTTCTTACCCTGTCGTTGTTATGTTGATTGAGCATTTGTTCAAAA ACGGTGAGCTCAATGTCCTTGAAGACATCTTGACGGAAGCTCCGGACCAGGACGACGAGCTGTACAACCCGCAAACGGAGCGACACGTCACGGACAAGAAAGGTAGCCAAG GAAACAAACGGAAAGGCGAGCGTTCGGAATGCCACCAGCGGAAGCGGCCTCGCTCGGACCGCGCCGCCTCTCGCTCGTCTTCGGCCAACAAGAGAGCCGCCCCCCCTTCGGCGTCCTCCAAGAGGTCGGCGAGCAGTCCTCGCCGGCGCCATCGCGTCGGCGTCTACCGCGGCGGCGACTCCGCCGAGCGCAAGAGGCGGCGAGATGCCGCCCGCGGAAGCGATAGGCCCCGACGCAGGCGCTCGCCCGGGGACGGCGACAAGCAG AAGCGGCAGAGCGGCTCCTCCCACCGGCGAGACGGCGACCCGGCGGAGGAAGACGTGGCGGCGGAGTACGCGCCGGAGCGGCGCTCGGGAAGCTCCTCCCCCGGTGAGGGGGGCGAGGACGAGCAGGAAGTAGAAGcgggggaggaggaagaaggcGTGGAAGAAGAgggggacgaggaggaggaagaggaggaaggcgaggaggaagaggaagaaggtgaagaggaggaaggcgagaaggaggaggaagatgaggaagagTACGAGCGCCGTGGTGAGGGCAACGACTACGACACCCGCAGCGAGGCGGGGGACTCGCGCTCGGCGTCCTCCGTCACCTTCTCCGACGACGGCGAGTCGGCTCACTCAGGGTCTGACGCCTCAG GGTCCCAGGGGAAGCGCGAGAAGCTTTCGTCGTCGGTGCGAGCCGTCA ATCCCGGCGGCCATCTTCGCTACATCCTGCGCGAGTCGCGCTACTTTGTCATCAAGAGCAACAACCACGAGAACGTCTCGCTGGCCAAAGCCAAA GGCGTCTGGTCCACGCTGCCCGTCAACGAGAAGAAGCTGAACGCGGCTTTCCGCTCGGCCCGCAGCGTCATCTTGGTCTTCTCGGTGCGGGAGAGCGGCAAATTCCAAG GTTTCGCCCGCCTGGCTTCGGAATCGCTCCACGGCGGCTCGCCCATCCACTGGGTTCTTCCGGCCGGCATGAACGCCAAGATGCTGGGTGGCGTCTTTAAGATCGACTGGCTGTGCAG GCGGGAGCTCCCCTTCACCAAGACGGCTCACCTGGCCAACCCTTGGAACGAACACAAGCCCGTCAAGATCGGACGAGACGGACAA GAAATCCAGCCGGAGGTGGGCACCCAGCTGTGCGTGCTGTTCCCCCTGGACGAGAGCGTGGACATCCAGCAGGTGGCCCGGCGCGTCCGCCACAAGCGCGAGACGCCTTCGGAAGCGCGGCCCCGCGGCCGCCCGCCGCTGCGCGAGCCGGGAAG GCGTCGTCCGGAAGAGTACGACCTCCACGGCAGGAAGCGACCTCGGGCCGACGGGCCGGACTTCAACCAGCGATCAG GCTTCATCCAGGATCTGCGCAACCCGCCACTGGACAG acGCTTCTCCAACGTCAGACGAGACGTGTTCCTCAACGGG TCCTACGACTACATGCACGACTACCACCACAACGTGGGACCGCCGCCGCCCTGGCAGACTCTG GCGCCGTACCCCGGCGCGGAGCAAGCGGCCCCCCACCACCCACCCTACTACCACCACAACCACGCGCCGCCCCCGCATCAGGcctaccaccaccatcaccccATGGCGCCGCACGAGGCTCCGCCCCCCCGCTTCCGAGACAAACAGCGAGCGGCGCCGTCGTCGCACCGCGCCTTCGCGTCCAGTCCG CACGACTACGACATGCGCGTGGACGACTTCCTGCGGCGGACGCAGGCGGTGGTGAGCAGTCGGCGAGAGCGCGAGCGCCAGCGGGAACGGGAGCGGACGGGACCCCGGCGGGAGCGCGAGCGGCCCAGGGATCGAGAGCGCGACAAAGAGAGGGGGCGCTACCGCAGATGa